The genomic segment CGTGCTGCGGATCGTCCTCGTCCGCCTCGTATTCAATGACGTTTTTGTCGGGAAAATCCCGCTGCAGCCGCAGCTCGAACCTCCCCTCGATCGTCACGATCCGCTCCTCGTCAGGCATTGCGGCGATCAATGCCTTGATCAGATGGGTTTTCCCCGTATTGGTCGGGCCGATCACGACCATGTTAAAACGGGACTTCACGATGCAGCGGAGCAGCCTGTACACGGATTCGTCGATCGAGCGATACTCCGGCCTCAGCAGCGTCTGCAGATCGAAGCGCCTGACCGTATAAAAACGGATCGTGAGCGTGGGCTGCGCTGTAAAGCCGAAACCGGTCATTGTCACACGCGAACCGTCCTGGAGCAGTACCTCCGCCCACCGCTTGCGCGGGCTGATCGAATCGTCATTGAACAGAACGAGATTCTGCTGTATCCGCTCCACCTGCGCAATCGTATTGAAACTGAAGGCGGAACGGGACGCCACGCCGTCCCTCACCTCGAAAATGCGCGTGCCGACGACTTGCACCTCTTCAAGCCCTTCGCGGTCCTTGAGGACGAGCTCCAGCACGTTCAGGCCGATAACCTCCGCGAACAGCGCTTCTGCAAGCGAACCGTATGGCAGTTGCCCGAAGCTGGCATGCTGAAGTCTTTTTTTAATGATCCAGTCGGATAAAATGGCAAGCAACTCCTGACGCTCCTGCGGAAATCCGATGACGGCCCGATTGAGCTTCTCCGCATAACGTCTCCGATCGTCGTCGCTGAAGCCCCGCGGCGATGCCAGCATATGCCGCGCTTCCTCTGTCAATGCGCCTAAGTCCTGACCGCCGGGCCCCGATACGCCCTCCTCCGAGATGCCGTAAGGCGGAGGACCTTGCTTGCCCTCTTGTAGTTGCGCTGCGTAAGCCGCCGCAGAGAAGCGGGATAATGGATCCGGCCTCTCCCCGTCTTGCCCATCGTCCGCCTTGCCATAAACAGCGGTCATCGGCCTCGGCTCCTGTGCTGCAGCAGCCTCCGCAGCCAGGGCCGCTCGGTTCGCTTTAGCCGCTCTTCCCAATTCAACTGCCTTAGCAGCGTGCCCGCGACCGGATCGAAAGCAGAGGCGTGGCGCTCGTCGGCCGCCAGCCATTCGTCCAGACGCCCGCTGTCGAGCTGCAAATGCACACTCTCGGCGAGCTGCAGCTCGGACAGCGAAATAGCTCCCGTTTCCTTGCGAATTTCCTTCATTCCAAATCCCCCCGCATGCCTGTATTTGCTCTGCATCAGCACTAGATGATAATTCGCAAGCGACAGCCCGAACTGCGAGCCGACCTGCCCCGTCCATCGGTTCACATCTTCCTGGAAGTGCGTAAGGCTGCCGGTCGTCACCAGACACCGGTGATCTGCGGCCCGCATGGCGCATACCGTCGCAGCATTATCCCAATAGGCGCTCACGTCCGCCACCGTCACATCGAACGCGTCTCGCGCAGCCGCAATCAGCGTATCCATCTGCTCGGGCTCGTAATACTCGGCCTGATCCCGCGCCAGATTGCCGAACAGCACGTGCAGGCCGTCAAGCCGTGAAGGCGCAAAGGCATACTGTCTGAGCTTCGATCCCGTCAACGTGCCCGACTTCAGCTCCGGCCGCATGCCGCCGAGCGTAATCTCGGGTCTGTCGATGCCGAGATACAGATGCGTCTTGGCGCTCTTCAAGTTCAAGCATAGGTAACCGACTCTCTTGCCCGTTACCGAGGCAATCCGGTAAGCGGTCCCGAATGCCGCAAGCGAGGTGCCGATATTCGGCGTCGAGCCCGCAAAAGCAATCAGCGATCCCTGCTGGCCGCTCATGAGCCCGACGCCTCCCCCGACTCGAACGACGACGCGTCGAAGGCGACGATCAGCTTGGACTTCCCTTCCTTGCACGCGTTGTCCAGTTCGAGCCATTGCGCTTCGGTCAAATTGAGATTGACCGCGTCGATACTGCCATTGGCGTCCCGCCTGGAGGCATACATCCGCTCTTTGTCGCCTTCGGCCATGGACAGCAGATTCGAGCTCTTCGGATTGTCGATCTCCTGATTCGAAGCGGTCTTGACCGCTGCCACGACGACAGGCTCCGCGAACAGCCTACGCGAGGCGCCACCCTCTGCAGACAAATATACGATCGCCCGGTCGCCCGCCCGGATGCCGCTGGAGACGGACTTCACGTAATCCCGCGGCACCTGAAAGGTCGCTTCGCCGAGCCGCGGCAGCAGTCTGAATTTATCCAGCTTCCACCTGAGCAGCGGCTCCCCGCCGCCCAGCGGCACGGAAGACTCCAGCCCGTCCGCATCGTCCATATCGACGATCATCTCATCGGTAACTGCGCCGCTAGGCAAGCGAAGCTTCGTCAGCATCTCCCGGCCGAGCGACGTGCCGGCGGGCACGAACTGCTTCGGCACGACAACCTCTATCGTCTCCGTCAGCCTGATCTGCCTCATCTGCAGCAAATAAACGCCGTAAACAAGCAAACCTGATAATACGGCCGCGGAAACGCTGATCCGTATCTGTCTTCCTCTGTTCAACGACAACCCTCCCTTGACGACGGCAAACAAAAAAACGCAGGCACAAGAGAGACTGAGCTCTCTGTCGCCTGCGTTCTTCGCAGTCGTTGCTTTTACATATAACTTCGTACCGCCAATATAGCAGAGGAAAGCCGGGCTTGTAAACCCCTTTTTTTCCATTGTTCGACAATTTCCCGGGAAATTCAGGAAACCATCTCGCTTAAGACTACGCGGAAACGTACGGATTTTCCTGTTTTTCTTCTCCGATGGTCGTCTCGGGGCCGTGTCCGGGCAATACGAGCGTATCGTCCGGGAGCGTGTACAGCTTGCCGCGAATGGACTTCGCGAGCGTATCCTGATGGCCGCCGGGCAAATCGGTGCGTCCGACGGAGCGGCGAAACAGCGCGTCGCCGGCGAACACCAGATCCCCGCACACAAAGCTGACGCTGCCCGGCGAATGTCCTGGCGTATGGCGCACCTCGAACGTTTCGCCGATCAACTGCAGCTTCTGCCCGTCCGCAAGCGTATGATCGGGAGGACCGCTCTTGACCGGCGCCGTCACGTCGCTCCAGCGGGCGGAGCCGTTCTTGGCCGGATCGGTCAGCCAATCCTTCTCCAGCGGATGAAGATAAACGGGGCAGCCCCACTTCGTACGAAGCTCGTCCACGCCGCCGATATGGTCGAAGTGCGCATGCGTGAGCAAAATCGCTTCGACTTGAAGGCCCGCGACCTTGCGCAGGAGCGCCGGATCGGCGGTACCCGGGTCGATCACGATCGCCCGCGTCCGCGTCGCGTCGACGACAACGTAAGCGTTGGTCTGAAGCGGACCGAGCGGAAAGGCTTGAAAAGTCAGCATCTGCAAAACTCCCTTAGACGCGTTCGAGCACGTCCTGCAGTTCCCAAAGGATGACAGGCGTATACTCGGAGGCATCGCCGTATTGCTTGACGATCTCTTTGCGCGCGACGGACAGATTGTCCTGATAAGTAGGTGCCTGATTGTCCGGATTCGCTTCCTTGAAAGCGATCATGACGTCCTGGACGTGCTGCGGGCGAGGTCCCCACTTGCCGAGAAGCGCGCCGCCGGTGTCCGTGACGAGGACGATCGGAATCGAGCGTCCGCCCAATGTCAGATGTTGGTCGATCAGGTCGAAGTGCTGTTCGATGATCATGACCTCGGTTGGGATGCCTGCGGTCTCGAACGCGCGGAAAACGACGGGTACGCTGCGCAGCGCGTCGCCGCACCAATCCGCGGTGATGATCATGGCGCGAAGGTCGTCGCGGTTGTTAAGCGATTCGAAGAACTCCTGGCTCTTCGCGTCCGGCCATGTGAAGCTGTCGTAATTAGCGTTAAAGTCTTCTTTGTTCTTCTCCATCCCGTCCATAAAAGCGCGCGGCGAGATGCCCTGGTTAAACTTGTGTGCGAGCTGTTGGCTCATGCGATATCCCTCGTTTCGACAACGTAAATGAACTTGATCCTATTGTAGCAATCCCTGCGCCAAAAGGAAAACCATGCGAACGAAAAAAAGCAAATCCGTTAAATGGATTTGCCCCGCTTGCGCAAATAGATATAAACGAAATAAACGATAAGTGCCGCGAGCGCGATCAGGATAATCGGACGAACGTAAGGCGCGGCCTTCTCGTCGATCTGTTCCCAGTTGTCTCCGAGGGACTTGCCGAGCCAGACGAACAAAATCGACCATGGAATGGACGCGAGCAGCGTCAAGCCGCTGAACAACGCCAGATTCATCCTGGCCATGCCGGCCGGGATAGAGATGACCTGTCGCATAACGGGCACGAACCGCGCGGTAAAAACGATAATCGGCCCGTACTTTTGGAACCACTGCTCCGATTTGTCGACATGCTTGGGCTTCAAATGCAGAAATTTGCCGTAACGGTCCACGATCGGTCTGCCGCCGTAACGGCCGATTGCATACAGAATCCACTGCTGGATCAGCGCCCCGATAACGCCGCATGCGACCGCGCCCCAGAAATTGACGTCTCCCTTCCAGACCAGGTAGCCGCCGTAGCCGAGCACGATCTCGCTGGGGATGACCTCGATGGCGAGGCCGATAACAATCCCGAAATAACCGAGACTTTCAATCCAATGCAGCAACTGGTTAAGCCATTCGTGAATCGTATCCATCCTATGTACCTGCTCTCTTCATCGTATTTGCGTCGTGGAACAAACGCGATATAAGTAGGGGCCGGAACCTTTTCCATTCTAGCATATCCGCCTATCCCGATTCTACTTGGCCCGGGTCCAGGTAGAAACGATGTCATGCGGGGACGGGCCTGCGCATACAAATTTAATAGGACAAAGCCGAAGAGGAGCGAACGGATATGAGCAAAGTCATGTTTATCAGCAAAAAAAGGATTCAGTGGTACATCGCAGCCTTGGCCATCGTCGTGCTTGGCGCGGCCTACGCAGGTTGGCATCGGACGCAGGCGGCTTCCGCCCCTCCGCCCACGGACGTGCAGGTCCGTTACATCGTAACGACCGAATTCAATTCGACGACAGACAGCGGGCAGGAAATCGAGGCGTATCGCTGGGATCCGGGCACGATCCCGGTCAAAAAAGGACAGCCAGTCGAACTGCGCATCACCGGCGTCAACGGCCAGTCGCATCCCTTTACGATCGAAGGACTCGGCGTCAAGGCTACCGTAACGAAAGGAAAAACGACAGTTGTCCGCTTTACGCCCAAGGAAGCCGGCACCTATGCCATCGTCTGCGAGACGCATAGCGATCCGAAGGACGGCGTCCCGATGGTCGGCTATCTCGTCGTTCAATAATCGTCGCCGTTGACGCCCGCAAGACCGGCAGTCCTCGTAACCCCGCGCTCCTCCACCGCATAGATTAACGCGGAGAGGAGCGCTTCCGCATGAAAAACGACTTGGGCAAGCACGCCGGCTCACTGCCTACCGCCAGGGTCATCAGGCGCGCGTGCGGCAACGAATTGTACCGGACCGTCAAGCGGCTCAAGGCATACGTGCCCGACGCCAAAGTGAAGGAAGCGGAGGAACTGTACGTCCGCCGCGTCATGTTGAATCTGCTGTGGATTCACGAACACCGCAGCGACCGCAAAAAGCTGGCGGATTGGTGGGAAGCCGAAGTATCCTCCGATATCGCTAGCCTGTGGGAGATCGACCAAGACCGTCTCGTCCGGGCGTTCCGGGACGCGTTCGGCGGTTAAGCCCCGGCCATTCCCGCAGATAAAAGCCCGGCAGCGCCGCTTCGAAAACGATGCGTATGCTGCCGGGCTTGTTTTATTTGTCTTTGTCATCAAGCAACAGCAAGGCCTGCGCCTCTCTCTGCCAGTCCGCGTCCCCGTCCCGCAGCGCCTCCCGAAGCCATGGCTCCGCTTCTGCGCGGCGGCCGGCCGATATCGCGCATCTCGCAGCGTTGACCTTCGCGGAGACGAACAGCTCGGTGCCGGACCACGGGTTGGACTTGCCGGCATATTGCCGCGCGTACAACGCTTCGTACCGTTCAAAAAAGCCGATGCCAGCGAGCCCCGCAAGCCTGGCGCCTTCGTCGTCCCCTTCATCCATGAGCTGCTGCGCCAGATTCGCGAATCTGGCGATGACCGCATTTTGCGAATCGCGGTCGAAGCGCGCAAGGCGAAGCGCCTCCTTTAAATGCGTCTCCGCTTCCCCAATTGCGCCCGCGTCCGCGTATGCCATTCCAAGCGCGTAATGCACGGTCGGCGAATTCGGTTCGTACCGCAGCCCTTCCAGCAGCCATGCGGCCCGCTCGGCCGCCGGCAGCAGCTGCGAAGCTTCGAGACGCGGACGGTTCCACGGCGGATTGTGCCGCTGAGCATCGAGCAGCAGCGCAAGCTTCGCCGCATCGCCTCGGGCGGTTTGCGCCGCTGCGTACGCGCCGGCCGCCGACTTGTAGCGGATGGCCGGCGCCGTGGCGGCGATCGCAACCGCGAGCAGCAGAAGGATCGGACCGGCGAGGCGGAAGATGCGCAATGTCTCCGCGGCAACGGCGCCCGTAGACGCAAGCGGCCGCACGGGCGAGGGCTGTCGCGCCGGAAGCGACAAATGCAGCGCCAGCCAGAAGAGCAGCAGCAGCCAGATATAAGCATAGGACCAATCGAAATCGATGCCTGCGTGCAGCAGCAGCACTGCAGCCGGTCCCCAAACGCGCCCGGCTCCTTCACGCCGCCAAAGGATAACCGCAAAGACGGCCAGCATGGCAAGCAGCGCGGCAAAACCGATCGCCCCCGTGTCGATGAGCACTTCCAGGTAGCCGCTATGAACCTCGTTTCCAATATACGGACCGCTCTGGTACAAGCCCACCTGCATGCGCCAGGCTTCTCCTCCTGCGCCCAGCAGCGGGCGGTCGGCGAACATGCGCAGCGCGTCCGCATAATATAGCGTGCGTGCGCCCGCCGTCTCCAGGTTGCCTTCCGCCCGTCCGCCGGAGCCACCTCCGGAGGCAAGCAGCAGGTAAGCGATCGCTGCGCAAATCGCAAATACAGCCGCGCCGCCCCATACGCCGGTCAGCAGCCGACGCAGCCGCGCCAGAGCCTTCAACGCCCTTGTAGCCTCGGGCGGCCGCAGCAGCCGTGCCGTCAAAGCGAATAGCGCCGTCGTAGCGATCAGCGCCCAGATGCCGTCTCCCGGCGTCCCGTTCTCCATTGCGCCGAACGCGAATCTGGCGGCGATTGCGGCGCAAAGCGAGGCGATGCCTGCGACCGCCAGGCCGTAGCCCCGACGTTCCCGGCGAAAAGCCGCGAGCAGCGACACGAAGCCTGCCGCGGCAAGTGCAAGCATGGCGCCGCGAGACTCGGTCAGCAGCAGCGCGGTCAACGCAGGCACGAGCGACACGGCCGCAAAACCGCTTGCTGCGCGACCCGGCCGGTTGAGCAGCTGCCACAGCGCGAGCGTGTAGAACGCCGCTACGGCGCCGCAGGCGTTGGGATATTGAAGAAAGCCGGCCAACCTCGCGCCGGTCATCGACAATGCGGCATCCGACGACCGGTAGACGATATCCGGATAACGAATCCAGCCAAACCAGCCTGCCAGCCCGCCCCATACGAAGTACAAGCCTGCGGCATGCAAGGCTGCGTGCCCTGCCGCTTTGCCGCCGCGCATTGAGGCAAACATCGCCGCCAGCGTCAGCCACGCGCCGTATGCGCACCATCGCAGCAGGCTGTCCGCCGTCCCCTTAACGGACGCCGGACCTGCGAGCCATGCGCAGCCGTAGGCGGCCGCAAGTCCCAGCGGCGCCAGCGCCCACCAGGGAAGCGCACGTCGGGCTGCAATCGCAGAAGCTGCGACCGCTCCGGCAGCCAAGACGATCAGCGCGGCCTCTGCGCCATACAGATCCGCGTCGTAGAAGAGTCCTTGCCTGTATGCGGCCCAGCCTAAAAAGCAAGCGAAGAGCAAGCCGCCGCCAAGCACGGTCGACAGCCGCAATATACCTTTATGCATCATGGAAAACCCCTGCTCCGCTAAGCGTCATATCTCTAGCGTAGCGGCTTTGCCATCCGGCCGCAAGCATAGTCTCCTCGGACCTTCGCCCATGCGAAATAACCCTCCTCCGGGCAACGGACAATCGCCGTCTTTGGATAGGGCTTGAGCTTTACGGCCGCAATGAACGATAAGCGGGCTTTGCGCTTTAAGCTGTGGCTTTGAGCCGTTGCTGTGGCTTTGAGCCGTTGCTGTGGCTTTGAGCCGTTGCTGTGGCTTTGAGCCGTTGCTATGGCACTGTCCCGGTGTTACGCTTCGAGCCTGTGCGGCTCCGACTGAAGCTTGGCGAGATGTTTGCTGTCATACAGACGCCGGTCCGCCGCAGCCGACAGCTCCGCCAGCGTCGTTCCGTCTTCCGGATAGAAGGCGTACCCACAGGATGCGGACAAGCGGAGCCCGCTGTGCAAAGACAAGCCCTCCATGCGTTCGTCGATCGCGCGCTTCAGGCACTCCGCCTCCTGCCGGTCGGCATAAGGACATAACAGCAAAAACTCGTCGCCGCCCCAACGGCAAACGATCTCGCCGCGGACGGCCGATTCTTCCAGTGCGCCCGCTGCCATCGAAATGGCCCTGTCTCCCTCGGCATGCCCGAGCCCGTCATTAATAAGCTTGAAATCGTTCAGATCGATCAGCATGACTGCCAGGCGCTTGCGGCGCGCCTCCGCTTGCTTCAAGAGGCCCACGATGCAGCGATGCGCAAAGCCACGGTTCCATAGACCGGTCAAGCTGTCGCGGTCCGCACGCTGCTTCAACCTGTCGTATCGTCTGCCGAGCAAGCCGAAGGCGGGAAACAAAACAAGCGCGAAGCCCGCAGCTTCCCACAATGCATAATGCCCTGTCGAAGCCATATACCGGTGTGCCAATCCCGCCGCGCCGACGGCCGCGCTTACCAGCGCGGCGGCGGCCAGCCCGGTCAGGAGTCCGCGATTATCCATTTACCGATCGCTCCTTCTCAATGCCTCATGGGGGTTACGAGACGACGACACGATTGCGTCCTTCGTTTTTAGCCTTGTAGAGCGCCACGTCCGCCTTAGAAAATAACGTTTGCAATACATCGCCGATGTCATCCGGATTCGCGACGGCATCCGTCCCGGCAGCTGCTTCTTCATCGGTCGCTTCCGTGACGATTCCCATGCTAATCGTGACGCATATCGTCTCGCCGGCTGTCCGAACCTTGTTGTGAAGCACGGAAGACATAATGCGGTCCGCCACTTTTTGCGCCTCTTCCCGGCTTGTCTGCGGTAAAAATACAGTGAACTCCTCGCCGCCGTAACGCGCCAGCAGATCGAAGCTTCTGAGCGTCGAGCGCACGGCTTCGGCAGTCGCCCTCAGTACCTCGTCGCCGGCGAGATGACCGTACCGGTCGTTGATCTGTTTAAAGTGGTCGATATCGAACAGAAGGATGGAAAACGGAACGTTTCGCTGCTTGCAGAGAAAGGCTTCGTGCTCGACGTAATGCTGGAAAAAGGTGCGGTTGTAACAGCCGGTCAAACCGTCCGTAATCGCAGCCTGTTCAAGCTTTTTGTTGACGCGGTACAGCTCGTCCTGCATCGCGATCAGCTCCAGGTTCCGCTCGTGAAGCGCCTCGTTCTTCTGGTTCATCTCGTCGATCAGCTTGCGTTGTTCGGTGACGTCGAAGAAGGCGACGATACGCCCTTGCAGACTCTTGAATTGATCCAGCAGCGGCGAGATCTGCAGCGAGACCGATTTGTAATGCCCGTTCGTCAGCAAAATCTCCGTGCGGATTTTTTCTCCGGGATGATGCCTGTATTTGAACAAAAAATCGCTAACGTCGTTGGCTGGCTGACCGGACATCAGGAAGCGCTCCAGATCGAAGGTTTCCCCCTTTACGGGCTGCGCAAAGCCGACGGCGCTGCGGTTAAAGTCCAACACCTTGCAGCCTTCGTCGATGACGATAATTCCCGTTTCCACCTGCTCGTAAATTTTGTGTTTGGCTGTATCGACTAGATCGAATACGCCATACCGGTAGATGGCGATGACGAAGCAGATGTCCGACAAGACGATGCCGGCCGAGGTGAGGCCTTGAACCACACCAAGCCAAGGCGACAGCACGACGTTGAACAGCAGATCGAGCACCGCGAACACCGTGAGCACGAACATGCCGAGCAAGGATGTCGCCAGTTGCTTGCGCTCGTTGAGCGAACGCACCGTCCGATGAGCGTTGAACATATGAAGCAGCGCGATAAAGAAATAGGCGAATTGAACGAAGGTCATAATCCAAAAAAGCGGACCGTATTCACGATCGCCGTATTGTCCGTTCTCCGGCTTCAGGAATTGGCTGAACGGATTGACGATCGCTGACGCCGCGCAGAGAAACGCAGGCATGAGAAAAGCAAGCATACGGGGCGGCCTTCGCAAATAATGCGTGCGCCTCGTGAGGAACAGTACGAACGCGAGCCAGCCGGGCCCCAGCAAACTCAGCGCGACAAAAGATACGGTCAAATAGAAATGCTGGTAGGAGGGGATGTCCGTGGAGCGCACGCCGACCTGTCCTAGCGGCCAGAGCATCATGATAAAATGAAAGGCCAGATAAACCTTGTGCGTTCTGGAAATCGGATTCAAGGCAATGAAAAGGCCGAGCAGCACAAACAGACAAACGAATAACAGAAAGTCTGGCCGTAGAAATTCCAATCGGCTCACCTTTTCATGGAAAGACTAACCCTTTAACCCGGGGCAATTGATTTATTCTAACATAGCCGGGATTTTGCCGACAAGACGAATGGCAAACTTTGTAAATATAACATTTTTAATTTATTTCGTTTCCGCTTTTAATTCCATATTATTTTCCATATAAGGCGAAATGGATAAAAAATCCCGAAACTTTTCGTAATCCCGCAAAGTCTGAGGGGACACAGGCGAACCGCTGCGCACGGCCCGGATCAGCAGATTTTTGGGCGTATGCTCCAAATCGATAAATTCCAGCATTTGCACCTTGTAGCCAGATACCTCAAGCAGCTGTGCCCGCACCGCATCGGTGACGAGCGCGGAGAACCGTTCCTTCAAAATGCCGTGCCGCAGCAGCGGCTTAAGCAGCGGTTGCTCGATCTGGCGCATCAGCTCGTGCTGGCAGCAAGGCACCGACAAGATAACCGAAGCCTGCCAGCCCACTGCCTTGAGCAGCGCCGCGTCTGTCGCCGTATCGCAGGCATGCAGCGTCACGACCATGTCTACCCGGTCGGTGTCGGCATAATCGGCGATATCGCCTACCGCGAACCGCAGGCGGTCCCAGCCCAGCCGGTCGGCCAGCTTCGAGCAGTCCGCGATGACGTCGGCCTTCAGATCGAGTCCGATAATCCGTACGGGCAGACGTTCCTTGATCGCAAGCAAATGGTACAGCGCGAACGTCAAATAAGATTTGCCGCAGCCGAAGTCGACGATAGTTAGCTCCCTGTCCGTCGGCAAATGGGAAATGACATCGGATACCATCTCGAGAAACCGGTTGATCTGCCTATACTTATCGTATTTCGCCTTGATCACCCGTCCCTCGGGCGTCATGACGCCGAGCGCTTCTAGGAAAGGCACCGGCTCGCCCTCGGGAAGCACATACGTTTTGGTCCGGTTGTGCGAAGGCGTTGACTCAAGGACGCCCCCGGTTTCAGCCGCTTTGGCTGTCGGCGCGCTGCGGAGAATAACGGCTTTGCCCTTTTTGTTGACGAGAATTTGTATGTCGTTGTCGGGCGTCTTCAGCAGCGCCTGCCGGTAATCGCGTTCGACGAGACGCAGCAGCTCGGCGGCCGCTTCGCCGGGCGCCAGGTTCTGATGCAGCGCCTTCGCGCCGGCGAACCGTTCGAACTGATAGCGCAGCTCGCCCTTCAGTAGGACGGGGCGGACGGCGATCTTGCGCGTCTCCTCCGACTTGCTGCGGGGCTGGCTGACGGTCGCCTGAATCAGCTTGCCCTCTTCGATCGCTCCCCGGACGAGGTCATTCAATTCTTCCGTTATCGTTTCCGCGCTCATGAAGCCGACTCCTTCGTCAGATTGTTCCATTGACGGACGCCTTCGCGCAGCTCGTCGCGCGAAAGACCGCCGCGCCCAAGCTCCTCGTCGCCCAACGCCTGAAGCCGCTCATAGAAAAGCAATCCTTCATCCGTGCCGGCATCGCCGACGTCGAAAAGATCGTACAAGCTGTTTTCCGCATCCGCATAACGGCCGTCATGCTCCTGCCATTCCCAGGCGGCTCGCAGCGTCTGCGCGGAGCCGTCCAGGCGCGCCGGTCCGTCGACAAGCCGCTCCATTCGCCGCTCCAGGTCGAGTCCTTCGACCGGACCGTGCGTGCGCAGCACGTAGCCGATCAGGCGCAGTGCCTTTTCCAGTCGCTGCAAGCTCTCCGCTTCGCGCCCCATGTCGGCCAGGATGTCGCCCTCCTCCTGCAAAAAGGCGCCGATCGCGCCGATCGCCTCGGCATCCGAGCGCCCCCCGCCGCCGAACATCGCGATCAGATCCGCATCCGACAGTCCGAGCGCGAGCCTCGCCCGCATCCGCAATTCTTTGCTCATGAATTCGTCGATCAACAGCAGCGCTTCCTCGTGCTTGCCTTGCTGCTTGAGTCCCATCAGCGCACCGAAGGCGACGGACATCTGATTGATCATGCGCATGAAATAATCGCGGTCAAACATCGGCTTCGCCCCGCTTCGCTTCGGCAACGAATGCCAGAATCGCTTCTGCGAAGGCTGTCGGCTGCTCCATCATGCCCATATGCCCCGCGCCCTCGAGCAAACGAAGCGTCACCCCAGGTCCGTCGACCGGGAATCGCTTGTCCGGCCCGATCACGTTGTCGGACTCGCCAGCGAGAAGCAGAATCGGCGACTCGAGCGCTTCGAGCACTCCGCGCCTGTCGGGACGCTCCTTCATGCCGAGAGCCGCTCCGATGCCGCCTTCCGCGGAAGTGCCAAAGCCGATCGTCAGCGCACGTTCGACCTGCGCTTGTAGCGGCGCCAGGTTATCCGCGGCAAACAGCTTCGGAACGAGATCGCGAATATGTCCCTGCATGCCCTCCCGGGAGATGCGCGCCGCCACCTTTTCCCGGTTCGCCTTGCCGTTGTCGTCATCCGGAAAAGTCGTGGAATGCAGCAAGCCCAGACCCAGCAGCCTGTCACCCGCGCGCTCGGCCAGCGCCAGCGCCGTATAGCCTCCCATGGAATGGCCCAGCACGAACGCTTGTCCGATATCCAAGGCGTCCAGCAGCTGCGCGGCATCGTCCGCAAGCTGTTCCATCGTGTACGTCCCTTCGGTCGCCGCGGACTCACCGTGGCCGCGCGCATCGGGAGCTATGACCCGCGCATGCGCCGACAGCAGGGGCAGCACGTCGTCCCAGTAACCTGCGCTGCCGCAGTAGCCGTGGAGCAGCAGCAAGGGGACGCCTTGTCCCTCGTCCAAATACGAGACTTCCAGACCGTTTTTTAATGTCAATCGGTTGCGAGCCATATCGTGCACATCCTTCCGCGGTTTTTTATTTATTTTAACGAACCGTCGTTCTCAAACTCAAATGCCGCATCTGCCGGCACGGCTTCGCGCGCGCCGAACGCTTGCGGGCGAACGGCCGCAAGCGCGGCGGCTGCGGCATCGGCGATCCGCTTCGCCATCTCCATCACGGCGTAAAGAGAAGTCGTCTGCAGCGTAATATACGGCTTGGGACCGAATTCGCCCACGACGGCCGCTACGCTATAGTCTCCGACTGGCGGCAGCGCTCCGCCCACCGACCTTGCCGGCTGGAGCGATCCTTCTGCAAGCAGGAATCTGCCGACGTTCTCCGGCCGGCCCAGGCATGCGTCGATTGC from the Cohnella hashimotonis genome contains:
- a CDS encoding O-antigen ligase family protein; the protein is MMHKGILRLSTVLGGGLLFACFLGWAAYRQGLFYDADLYGAEAALIVLAAGAVAASAIAARRALPWWALAPLGLAAAYGCAWLAGPASVKGTADSLLRWCAYGAWLTLAAMFASMRGGKAAGHAALHAAGLYFVWGGLAGWFGWIRYPDIVYRSSDAALSMTGARLAGFLQYPNACGAVAAFYTLALWQLLNRPGRAASGFAAVSLVPALTALLLTESRGAMLALAAAGFVSLLAAFRRERRGYGLAVAGIASLCAAIAARFAFGAMENGTPGDGIWALIATTALFALTARLLRPPEATRALKALARLRRLLTGVWGGAAVFAICAAIAYLLLASGGGSGGRAEGNLETAGARTLYYADALRMFADRPLLGAGGEAWRMQVGLYQSGPYIGNEVHSGYLEVLIDTGAIGFAALLAMLAVFAVILWRREGAGRVWGPAAVLLLHAGIDFDWSYAYIWLLLLFWLALHLSLPARQPSPVRPLASTGAVAAETLRIFRLAGPILLLLAVAIAATAPAIRYKSAAGAYAAAQTARGDAAKLALLLDAQRHNPPWNRPRLEASQLLPAAERAAWLLEGLRYEPNSPTVHYALGMAYADAGAIGEAETHLKEALRLARFDRDSQNAVIARFANLAQQLMDEGDDEGARLAGLAGIGFFERYEALYARQYAGKSNPWSGTELFVSAKVNAARCAISAGRRAEAEPWLREALRDGDADWQREAQALLLLDDKDK
- a CDS encoding GGDEF domain-containing protein; amino-acid sequence: MDNRGLLTGLAAAALVSAAVGAAGLAHRYMASTGHYALWEAAGFALVLFPAFGLLGRRYDRLKQRADRDSLTGLWNRGFAHRCIVGLLKQAEARRKRLAVMLIDLNDFKLINDGLGHAEGDRAISMAAGALEESAVRGEIVCRWGGDEFLLLCPYADRQEAECLKRAIDERMEGLSLHSGLRLSASCGYAFYPEDGTTLAELSAAADRRLYDSKHLAKLQSEPHRLEA
- a CDS encoding histidine kinase N-terminal 7TM domain-containing diguanylate cyclase, whose protein sequence is MEFLRPDFLLFVCLFVLLGLFIALNPISRTHKVYLAFHFIMMLWPLGQVGVRSTDIPSYQHFYLTVSFVALSLLGPGWLAFVLFLTRRTHYLRRPPRMLAFLMPAFLCAASAIVNPFSQFLKPENGQYGDREYGPLFWIMTFVQFAYFFIALLHMFNAHRTVRSLNERKQLATSLLGMFVLTVFAVLDLLFNVVLSPWLGVVQGLTSAGIVLSDICFVIAIYRYGVFDLVDTAKHKIYEQVETGIIVIDEGCKVLDFNRSAVGFAQPVKGETFDLERFLMSGQPANDVSDFLFKYRHHPGEKIRTEILLTNGHYKSVSLQISPLLDQFKSLQGRIVAFFDVTEQRKLIDEMNQKNEALHERNLELIAMQDELYRVNKKLEQAAITDGLTGCYNRTFFQHYVEHEAFLCKQRNVPFSILLFDIDHFKQINDRYGHLAGDEVLRATAEAVRSTLRSFDLLARYGGEEFTVFLPQTSREEAQKVADRIMSSVLHNKVRTAGETICVTISMGIVTEATDEEAAAGTDAVANPDDIGDVLQTLFSKADVALYKAKNEGRNRVVVS
- a CDS encoding class I SAM-dependent methyltransferase, with protein sequence MSAETITEELNDLVRGAIEEGKLIQATVSQPRSKSEETRKIAVRPVLLKGELRYQFERFAGAKALHQNLAPGEAAAELLRLVERDYRQALLKTPDNDIQILVNKKGKAVILRSAPTAKAAETGGVLESTPSHNRTKTYVLPEGEPVPFLEALGVMTPEGRVIKAKYDKYRQINRFLEMVSDVISHLPTDRELTIVDFGCGKSYLTFALYHLLAIKERLPVRIIGLDLKADVIADCSKLADRLGWDRLRFAVGDIADYADTDRVDMVVTLHACDTATDAALLKAVGWQASVILSVPCCQHELMRQIEQPLLKPLLRHGILKERFSALVTDAVRAQLLEVSGYKVQMLEFIDLEHTPKNLLIRAVRSGSPVSPQTLRDYEKFRDFLSISPYMENNMELKAETK